A DNA window from Engystomops pustulosus chromosome 6, aEngPut4.maternal, whole genome shotgun sequence contains the following coding sequences:
- the LOC140065398 gene encoding uncharacterized protein: protein MERRNSVSVFPAGILIPGAVKEETELLDDCSWSSEGSLISSDFKVEEIEGTGDTYEERDPSSALHSNGPPPVSLLFDPSFSSSQTGKLDLIHKLNIGQQLIQTEEKPFLCSECGKYFSRKSDFVKHQRIHTGEKPFSCSECGKCYNEKSYLVKHQRFHTGEKPFSCSVCGKNCSQKSDLVKHQRVHTGEKPFSCSECGKSFAQKSDLVKHQKIHTKEKPFSCSECGKCYSLKSYLVKHQRIHTGKKAFSCSECGNSYSSKSYLVNHQRIHTGEKPFLCSECGKCFAQKSDLVKHQEIHTGVKQFSCSECGKYFSQKKKLVAHQRIHTGEKPFSCSECGKCFNKKSYLVEHERIHSGVKPFSCSECGKGFIQKSYLVKHQIIHTGEKPFLCSECGKCFNQKSYLVKHQIFHTGEKTLFCSECGKCFFQKSDLVKHQRIHTGEKPFSCLECGKGFNRKSCLVEHQRRHTGEKPFSCSQCGKCFIRKSCLVKHQRTHLDEKPFTC from the coding sequence ATGACTGCAGCTGGAGCTCAGAGGGAAGTCTAATATCTTCAGATTTTAAAGTAGAAGAAATTGAAGGCACAGGAGATACATATGAAGAGAGAGATCCATCCTCAGCACTACACAGCAATGGTCCTCCACCTGTTTCTTTGTTATTTGACCCATCTTTTTCATCATCACAGACTGGGAAACTAGATTTAATCCACAAGTTAAATATTGGACAACAATTAATTCAAACAgaagagaagccatttttatgttcagaatgtggaaaatattttagCCGAAAATCAGattttgttaaacatcagagaattcacacaggggagaagccattttcatgttcagaatgtgggaaatgttataatgagaaatcatatcttgttaaacatcagagatttCATactggggagaagccgttttcatgttcagtatGTGGGAAAAACTGTAGCCAAAAATCAgaccttgttaaacatcagagagttcacactggggagaagccattttcatgttcagaatgtgggaaaagttttgccCAAAAATCTgaccttgttaaacatcagaaaattcacactaaagagaagccattttcgtgttcagaatgtgggaaatgttatagttTGAAATCATATCTTGTAaagcatcagagaattcacactgggaagaaggcattttcatgttcagaatgtgggaataGTTATAGTTCAAAATCATATCTTGTTaatcatcagagaattcacactggagagaagccatttttatgttcagaatgtgggaaatgttttgcccaaaaatcagatcttgttaaacatcaggaaATTCACACTGGAGTCAAgcaattttcatgttcagaatgtgggaaatattttagccaaaaaaaaaaacttgttgcacatcagagaattcacactggggagaagccgttttcatgttcagaatgtggtaaatgttttaacaaaaaatcatatcttgttgagcatgagagaattcacagtggggtgaagccattttcatgttcagaatgtgggaaaggttttatccaaaaatcatatcttgttaaacatcagataattcacactggggagaagccatttttatgctcagaatgtgggaaatgttttaaccaaaaatcatatcttgttaaacatcagatatttcacactggggagaagacaTTGttttgttcagaatgtgggaaatgttttttccaaaaatcagatcttgttaaacatcagagaattcacactggggagaagccattttcctgcttagaatgtgggaaaggttttaaCCGAAAATCATGTCTTGTTGAACATCAGAGacgtcacactggggagaagccattttcatgctcacaatgtgggaaatgttttatccgaAAATCatgtcttgttaaacatcagagaactcacttAGATGAGAAGCCATTCACATGttaa